In the genome of Flavobacterium panacagri, one region contains:
- a CDS encoding TatD family hydrolase, producing the protein MEYFNFHTHQFTNQPNVLELVNQYPKDFDASIPFYSIGIHPWYIDESRINEDLKIIEEKLQTENCLAIGECGLDKRIEVSLDLQISVFEKQLVLAEKFKKPVVVHCVAAFQEVIEIKKRLKISVPMVIHGYSKNKQVASQLITAGFYISFGKYLLKNPDLKTVFQSIPNERFFLETDTMEETIQQVYEIASQYKKINNKELERIISNNYKSVF; encoded by the coding sequence ATGGAATACTTCAACTTTCATACGCATCAGTTTACCAATCAGCCTAATGTTTTAGAATTGGTGAATCAATATCCAAAAGATTTTGATGCTTCAATTCCATTTTATTCCATCGGAATTCATCCGTGGTATATTGATGAAAGCCGAATAAATGAAGATTTAAAAATTATCGAAGAAAAACTCCAAACTGAAAATTGTCTGGCAATAGGAGAATGCGGTTTAGATAAAAGAATTGAAGTATCGCTAGATTTGCAGATTTCTGTTTTCGAAAAGCAATTAGTTTTAGCTGAAAAATTCAAGAAACCTGTTGTTGTACATTGTGTAGCCGCTTTTCAAGAAGTGATTGAAATTAAGAAAAGATTGAAAATCTCAGTTCCCATGGTTATTCATGGTTATTCAAAGAATAAACAAGTCGCGTCGCAATTAATTACAGCTGGATTTTATATTTCTTTTGGAAAATATTTATTGAAGAATCCAGATCTAAAAACGGTTTTTCAAAGTATTCCAAACGAGCGATTCTTCTTAGAAACGGATACAATGGAAGAAACAATTCAACAGGTTTATGAGATTGCTTCACAATACAAAAAAATAAACAATAAAGAATTAGAAAGAATCATTTCAAATAATTATAAAAGTGTTTTTTAA
- a CDS encoding tRNA threonylcarbamoyladenosine dehydratase — protein sequence MAEWTERAELLFTKEGLEKLQKSNVLVVGLGGVGSFAAEFLARAGVGNMTIVDGDVVDITNINRQLPALHSTVGQPKIKIVGDRLMDINPELNLTRVQEFLSPERAFEIVSPEFDYVLDCIDSITPKLNLIIAAKRKRVKIISSMGAGGKMLASKVKVTDISKTINCYFSKTIRKRLKEAKINKLKVVFSSEIQDEKSLKLTDGKNFKKSFYGTNSYMPGLFGLHAAETVIRHLLAK from the coding sequence ATGGCAGAATGGACAGAAAGAGCTGAGCTTTTATTTACAAAAGAAGGATTAGAAAAGTTGCAAAAATCTAATGTTTTGGTAGTAGGATTAGGCGGAGTTGGATCTTTTGCAGCAGAATTTTTAGCAAGAGCAGGAGTAGGAAATATGACAATTGTAGATGGAGACGTTGTAGATATCACTAATATCAACAGGCAATTACCTGCTTTACATTCAACAGTTGGACAGCCAAAAATTAAAATTGTCGGAGATCGTTTAATGGATATTAATCCAGAATTGAATCTAACAAGAGTTCAAGAATTTCTTTCACCAGAACGTGCTTTCGAAATTGTTTCTCCAGAATTTGATTATGTTTTAGACTGTATCGACAGTATCACGCCCAAATTAAATTTAATTATTGCTGCTAAACGCAAAAGAGTAAAAATTATCAGCAGTATGGGAGCTGGTGGAAAAATGCTGGCTTCAAAAGTAAAAGTAACGGACATTTCGAAAACAATCAACTGTTATTTTTCTAAAACAATCCGCAAGCGTTTAAAAGAAGCCAAAATCAATAAACTAAAAGTGGTTTTTTCTTCTGAAATCCAAGATGAAAAAAGCTTAAAATTAACCGACGGAAAAAACTTTAAAAAATCTTTCTACGGAACAAACAGTTATATGCCAGGGTTATTTGGCTTACACGCCGCAGAAACAGTGATTAGACATTTGCTTGCTAAATAA
- a CDS encoding HAD family hydrolase, translated as MIKTVIFDMDGVIVDTEPVHRYAYYLQFSELNIEVPEEMYTSFTGFSTRNTFQALKDYFPSVEQEVEDLIQRKRSIFNDAFDTKEDLYLLDGVEDLIKDLYHNGIQLILASSASKVTIDRVFTRFNLHQYFTDIVSGEDFPQSKPNPAIFNHAASLSIAPKENCIIIEDSTNGIKAAKAAGIYCVGYRSQHSNLQDYSEADLVIDHFNELNAQKISQIQA; from the coding sequence ATGATTAAAACAGTAATTTTTGATATGGATGGTGTTATTGTTGACACAGAACCCGTTCATCGTTATGCTTATTATTTACAATTTTCAGAATTAAATATAGAAGTACCTGAAGAAATGTACACTTCTTTTACTGGATTTTCTACCAGAAATACATTTCAGGCATTAAAAGACTATTTTCCTTCTGTAGAACAAGAAGTTGAAGATTTGATCCAAAGAAAACGAAGCATTTTCAATGACGCTTTTGACACCAAAGAAGATTTATATCTTTTGGATGGAGTAGAAGATCTGATAAAAGATTTATACCACAACGGAATACAACTAATTTTGGCCTCTTCAGCTTCAAAAGTAACTATCGATCGTGTTTTTACCAGATTTAATCTGCATCAATATTTTACGGATATTGTAAGCGGTGAAGATTTCCCTCAGTCAAAACCAAATCCAGCAATATTTAATCATGCAGCATCGTTATCTATTGCGCCAAAAGAAAATTGTATTATAATCGAAGACAGTACAAATGGAATAAAAGCAGCAAAAGCTGCTGGAATTTATTGTGTAGGTTACAGAAGCCAACATTCGAATCTACAAGATTACAGTGAAGCTGACTTAGTTATAGATCATTTTAATGAATTAAATGCGCAAAAAATATCACAGATCCAAGCCTGA
- a CDS encoding DUF2911 domain-containing protein, translating to MKKLLIAFALILAPFASEAQVKTPQASPKGYIKQTVGLTDVEVTYSRPGARGRAVFGNLVPFGKLWRTGANENTIINFSDDVVIDGKTLKKGKYSIYTVPRIESWDVIFYLSTDNWGLPENWNENYVILKTTVKEDALPTPVETFTIGINGLDPNFGYLEMAWENSHVALKFEVPTAKIATASIDKALAGPTWNDYFAASQYLFQANGNIETARTYVDKALDMSSDKPYYVSRLKSLIQAKQGDKKGAIETAKASLAAAEAANNADYVKLNKDSIAEWSR from the coding sequence ATGAAAAAACTACTTATTGCTTTCGCACTGATCTTAGCGCCTTTTGCATCAGAAGCACAGGTAAAAACGCCGCAAGCGAGTCCAAAAGGATATATTAAACAAACTGTTGGTTTAACTGATGTTGAAGTTACCTATTCAAGACCAGGAGCAAGAGGAAGAGCTGTTTTTGGAAATTTAGTTCCTTTTGGAAAATTATGGAGAACAGGAGCTAATGAAAATACAATCATCAATTTTAGTGACGATGTTGTAATCGATGGAAAAACATTAAAGAAAGGAAAATACTCTATTTATACTGTGCCAAGAATTGAAAGCTGGGACGTTATTTTCTATCTTTCTACAGATAACTGGGGATTACCAGAAAACTGGAATGAAAATTATGTGATTTTAAAAACTACTGTAAAAGAAGATGCTTTGCCAACTCCAGTTGAGACATTTACAATAGGAATTAATGGTTTAGATCCAAATTTTGGTTATTTAGAAATGGCTTGGGAAAACTCTCATGTTGCTTTGAAATTTGAAGTTCCAACTGCAAAAATTGCTACAGCAAGTATTGATAAAGCTTTAGCTGGTCCAACTTGGAATGACTATTTTGCTGCATCACAATATTTATTTCAGGCTAACGGAAATATTGAAACAGCAAGAACTTATGTAGATAAAGCGCTTGATATGAGTTCAGATAAACCATATTATGTTTCTAGATTAAAATCTTTGATTCAAGCAAAACAAGGAGATAAAAAAGGAGCAATCGAAACTGCAAAAGCATCTTTGGCAGCAGCCGAAGCAGCAAACAATGCAGATTATGTAAAATTGAATAAAGACAGTATCGCTGAGTGGAGCAGATAA
- the dnaN gene encoding DNA polymerase III subunit beta, translating to MKFIVSSSYLLKQLQVLGSVINSNNTLPILDNFLFELNNNELTVSASDLETTMSATLSIDSTSKGSVAVPAKLLLEILKTFPEQPLTFTVEDNNTVEISSNSGKYALAYAAGEEFPKAVSLEDPSVTLVPAEVLATAVSKTIFAAGNDDLRPVMSGVFFQFSPEGLIFVATDAHKLVKYSRTDVKASQVADFIMPKKPLNILKSILGSSDAEVKIEYNDSNATFSFDNYILMCRLIDGKYPNYEAVIPKENPNKLMIDRSLFLSSVKRVAIFSNKTTHQIRLKIAGAELNVSAEDIDYSNKAEERLTCDYQGDDLQIGFNSRFLTEMLTNLQSDMIMLEMSLPNRAGILTPVDGLEEGETVTMLVMPVMLNS from the coding sequence ATGAAATTTATAGTATCGAGTTCGTACTTATTAAAACAATTACAAGTTTTAGGTAGTGTAATTAACAGTAACAATACGTTACCAATTTTAGACAACTTTTTATTTGAACTAAACAATAATGAGTTAACAGTTTCGGCTTCAGATCTTGAAACGACTATGTCGGCTACATTATCAATCGATTCTACAAGTAAAGGAAGTGTTGCTGTACCAGCGAAACTTTTGCTTGAAATTTTAAAAACTTTCCCTGAACAGCCATTAACTTTTACTGTTGAAGATAACAACACCGTAGAAATTAGCTCTAACTCAGGTAAATACGCATTAGCTTACGCAGCTGGGGAAGAATTTCCAAAAGCAGTAAGTCTTGAAGATCCATCTGTAACTTTAGTTCCTGCTGAAGTTTTAGCAACAGCGGTAAGTAAAACTATTTTTGCCGCAGGTAACGACGATTTACGTCCGGTAATGTCTGGAGTTTTCTTCCAGTTCTCACCAGAAGGATTAATTTTTGTTGCTACAGATGCTCATAAATTGGTAAAATATTCACGCACAGACGTAAAAGCTTCTCAGGTTGCTGATTTTATCATGCCTAAAAAACCTTTAAATATTTTAAAAAGTATTTTAGGTTCTTCTGATGCTGAAGTAAAAATTGAATACAACGATTCAAATGCGACTTTCTCATTTGATAATTATATCTTAATGTGTCGTTTAATCGACGGAAAATACCCAAATTACGAAGCGGTAATTCCAAAAGAAAATCCAAACAAATTAATGATTGACCGTTCTTTATTTTTAAGTTCTGTTAAACGTGTTGCGATTTTCTCTAATAAAACTACACACCAAATTCGTTTGAAAATTGCCGGAGCTGAATTAAACGTTTCTGCAGAAGATATTGATTACTCAAACAAAGCAGAAGAAAGATTGACTTGTGATTATCAAGGAGATGATCTTCAAATTGGTTTTAACTCTCGTTTCTTAACTGAAATGTTGACAAACTTACAATCTGACATGATTATGCTTGAAATGTCATTGCCAAACAGAGCTGGTATTTTAACGCCAGTTGATGGTTTAGAAGAAGGAGAAACTGTTACTATGTTAGTAATGCCTGTAATGTTAAATAGTTAA
- the gldG gene encoding gliding motility-associated ABC transporter substrate-binding protein GldG encodes MKASTKQNLKTLGITILILVVLNVLGTLFFQRFDLTKDKRYTLSPTSLGIIKQVQNPLSIKIYMAGELPPDFRRLQQETKQLLEEFQAYNKNIVFEFVDPLENEEESDELTKSLFQKGLTPVNITVDDKGKQSQAMVFPWAIAVYNGKEVNIPLLKNIMGASTTQKVIGSIQHLEYSIADAINKVTKTKQKKVAIIKGNGELRERHIAQMLKQIHESYLIGPFTLDSVAKNPNATLSELKKYDLAIVAKPTEKFSDEEKEVLDQFIMNGGKTLWLIDQVAADMDSLYNDAGATLAYPRDLNLNDMFFKYGFRINPDLIKDEQGTPIKLATGEQGSATQYQDFVWKFAPQVFPTSQHPIVKNLGGIKFDFANPIDTLKNGIKKTVLLQSSQYSKTIGSPAEISLNMVTEKTTPQDYLNKGNQNLAVLLEGNFHSAFENRVLPFKDNSFTAKGKPNKMIVVADGDIARNQLDKNRMPVELGYDQRTGNLYDNKDFIMNCINYLLDDTGLINIRSKDVELPLLDKEKVYESYSITQFITIGVPILILLVFGLVFTFLRKRRYSK; translated from the coding sequence ATGAAAGCATCTACTAAGCAAAATTTAAAAACATTAGGCATCACTATACTTATTTTAGTGGTTTTAAATGTACTTGGAACTTTATTTTTTCAGCGTTTTGATTTAACGAAAGACAAACGTTATACATTATCTCCAACTTCGTTAGGAATTATCAAACAAGTTCAGAATCCGTTATCTATCAAGATTTATATGGCTGGCGAACTTCCTCCCGATTTTAGACGTTTACAGCAGGAAACCAAACAATTACTGGAAGAATTTCAGGCTTATAATAAAAATATAGTTTTCGAATTTGTTGATCCTTTAGAAAACGAAGAAGAAAGCGACGAACTGACAAAATCGCTTTTTCAAAAAGGCTTAACTCCTGTAAACATTACGGTTGATGACAAAGGAAAACAATCACAAGCAATGGTTTTTCCTTGGGCAATTGCAGTTTATAATGGCAAAGAAGTGAATATTCCGTTATTAAAAAATATAATGGGAGCTTCGACTACGCAAAAAGTAATTGGTTCTATTCAGCATTTAGAATATTCTATTGCAGATGCTATCAACAAAGTGACTAAAACCAAACAGAAAAAGGTTGCGATCATAAAAGGAAATGGCGAACTAAGAGAAAGACACATTGCGCAAATGCTGAAACAGATTCATGAAAGTTACCTAATTGGCCCTTTCACATTAGACTCCGTTGCTAAAAATCCGAATGCTACTTTAAGTGAATTGAAGAAATACGATTTAGCCATTGTTGCAAAACCAACTGAAAAATTCTCAGACGAAGAAAAAGAAGTTCTGGATCAGTTTATTATGAATGGTGGAAAAACACTTTGGTTAATTGATCAGGTTGCTGCCGATATGGATAGTTTGTACAATGATGCGGGCGCAACTTTAGCTTATCCGAGAGATTTAAATCTAAATGATATGTTCTTCAAATACGGATTTAGAATTAATCCTGATTTGATAAAAGATGAACAAGGAACACCAATAAAGCTGGCAACCGGCGAACAAGGAAGTGCAACACAATATCAGGATTTTGTATGGAAATTTGCGCCACAGGTTTTTCCAACAAGTCAGCATCCAATTGTAAAAAATCTGGGCGGAATCAAATTTGATTTTGCCAATCCGATTGATACGCTGAAAAACGGAATCAAAAAAACGGTTTTATTACAGTCTTCTCAATATTCCAAAACTATTGGTTCTCCGGCTGAAATCAGCCTTAATATGGTAACGGAGAAAACAACACCGCAGGATTATTTAAATAAAGGAAATCAGAATTTGGCTGTTTTATTAGAAGGAAACTTCCACTCTGCTTTTGAGAATAGAGTTTTACCTTTTAAAGACAATTCATTTACCGCAAAAGGAAAACCAAATAAAATGATTGTTGTTGCCGATGGGGATATTGCGAGAAACCAATTGGACAAAAACAGAATGCCCGTAGAATTAGGTTACGATCAACGAACAGGAAATCTTTATGACAATAAGGACTTTATTATGAATTGTATTAATTACCTCTTGGATGACACTGGACTTATTAACATTAGAAGTAAAGATGTCGAACTGCCTTTATTAGACAAAGAAAAAGTTTATGAAAGTTACAGCATAACCCAATTCATAACTATCGGAGTTCCAATTCTAATTTTATTGGTTTTCGGACTTGTTTTTACCTTTTTGAGAAAAAGAAGATACAGCAAGTAG
- the gldF gene encoding gliding motility-associated ABC transporter permease subunit GldF, whose translation MKSIILREIKSFFGSPIGYLVIAIFLISNGLFLWVFEGDYNILNSGYADLTPFFTLAPWILIFLIPAVTMRSFSDEKKQGTLELLLTKPLSIWEIVNGKFFGSFLLIILAIIPTLIYVKVISDLGSPEGNIDMGSTIGSYFGLLFLIASYSAIGIFTSTLSENQIVAFILAVFLCFFLYFGFEGLASLFSDSNSLISILGMQNHFKSMSRGVIDTRDVIYFLSITIAFLSFTVYQLKSFKA comes from the coding sequence ATGAAATCAATCATTTTACGAGAAATAAAATCCTTTTTTGGTTCTCCAATCGGCTATTTGGTCATTGCTATTTTCTTAATCAGCAACGGACTATTTTTATGGGTATTTGAAGGAGATTACAACATACTAAACTCAGGTTACGCCGATTTAACTCCATTTTTCACTTTAGCACCCTGGATTTTAATATTCTTGATTCCAGCCGTAACGATGAGAAGTTTCTCTGACGAAAAAAAACAAGGAACTTTAGAGTTATTACTAACTAAACCTTTGTCAATCTGGGAAATTGTAAACGGTAAATTCTTCGGTTCATTTTTACTGATTATTTTAGCGATTATTCCAACTTTAATTTATGTTAAAGTAATTTCAGATTTAGGTTCGCCAGAAGGAAATATCGATATGGGAAGCACAATTGGCTCTTATTTCGGATTATTGTTTTTAATTGCTTCGTACTCTGCAATCGGAATCTTTACTTCTACCCTTTCAGAAAACCAGATTGTAGCTTTTATCCTTGCTGTTTTCTTGTGTTTCTTTCTTTATTTTGGCTTTGAAGGTTTGGCTTCATTATTTTCTGACTCAAACAGTTTGATCTCTATTTTAGGAATGCAAAATCACTTTAAAAGTATGAGCCGTGGTGTTATTGACACACGAGATGTAATTTATTTTTTAAGCATTACTATCGCTTTTCTATCTTTTACTGTTTATCAATTAAAATCTTTTAAAGCGTAA